The Ruania alba genome window below encodes:
- a CDS encoding MFS transporter — MTSPVQHAPARRLAARLRTRRAARGRGWTARQWAALFCVLSGYVVGTLTASGTAISLPSISAELQAGPAAMQWFVTGYLLATTCLVLIAGALGDRFGRRLVLRVAACVYTAGIAISAIAPTIVLLNVARISAGVGSAGLMACGAAVLTTSFTGSDRVKAFALCGAAGGIGMAIGPSAAGWIVDAVGWRGTFGVLAAASLLMVASTFLIKETRAEKPRPFDLLGAGMLIVGLSLLLLGISTMTSGNTAVGGGQLVGAAVVLTLFIVRALRVSAPLLELSLLRDRITSAWLISAVMATAGMTGFTVYLPTYLLVVHGLNAAAAGTWMLAFTIPLFVVPMIVSRWVNRGGSAPKIAAGCLTLAATAYLTFALLATVGEVWVALIPTAALGFAIGSLTALSDAQLMSRIDHDRIGMASGLLNTMRSGATSIVLALFGAGLVVAIAARVGPQTADRLATGDVAAISESVAVDGFGHGWTLVLAGNGVLMLAAAAAFVGLILAGRRQAERAAA; from the coding sequence GTGACCTCTCCCGTTCAGCACGCTCCTGCGCGCCGCCTTGCGGCTCGGTTGCGGACCCGCCGGGCCGCGCGCGGTCGAGGGTGGACGGCGCGCCAGTGGGCCGCGTTGTTCTGCGTGCTGTCGGGGTACGTGGTGGGAACCTTGACCGCCTCCGGCACGGCGATCTCGCTGCCGTCGATCTCGGCGGAGCTGCAGGCCGGACCGGCTGCGATGCAGTGGTTCGTGACCGGGTATCTGCTGGCGACCACCTGCTTGGTGCTGATCGCCGGCGCCCTCGGGGACCGGTTCGGGCGGCGGCTGGTGCTGCGCGTGGCCGCCTGCGTCTACACCGCCGGCATCGCCATCTCGGCGATCGCCCCCACGATCGTGTTGCTCAATGTCGCGCGGATCAGCGCCGGTGTGGGTTCGGCGGGCCTGATGGCCTGTGGTGCCGCGGTGCTGACCACCTCTTTCACCGGCTCGGACCGGGTGAAGGCGTTCGCGCTCTGTGGTGCTGCCGGCGGGATCGGGATGGCGATCGGACCCTCGGCCGCGGGATGGATTGTGGATGCCGTCGGGTGGCGTGGCACGTTCGGGGTGCTCGCGGCCGCATCGCTGTTGATGGTGGCGAGCACGTTCCTCATCAAGGAGACGCGAGCCGAGAAGCCGCGCCCGTTCGACCTGCTCGGTGCGGGGATGCTGATCGTCGGGCTGAGCCTGCTGCTCCTGGGCATCTCGACGATGACCTCCGGCAACACGGCGGTGGGTGGCGGCCAGCTCGTCGGCGCGGCTGTGGTGCTGACCCTGTTCATCGTGCGCGCGCTGCGCGTGTCCGCTCCGTTGCTGGAGCTGAGCCTGCTGCGCGACCGCATCACCTCGGCATGGCTGATCAGCGCGGTGATGGCAACGGCGGGAATGACAGGGTTCACGGTCTATCTGCCGACCTACCTGCTGGTGGTGCACGGCCTGAACGCGGCCGCCGCCGGCACCTGGATGCTCGCGTTCACCATCCCGCTGTTCGTGGTGCCGATGATCGTCTCCCGCTGGGTGAATCGCGGTGGTTCCGCCCCGAAGATCGCCGCCGGCTGCCTCACCCTTGCCGCGACGGCGTACCTCACCTTTGCCCTGCTGGCCACCGTGGGTGAGGTGTGGGTGGCGCTCATCCCGACGGCGGCCCTCGGCTTCGCGATCGGCTCACTGACGGCGCTGAGCGACGCCCAGCTGATGTCCCGCATCGACCACGACCGCATCGGCATGGCCTCAGGCCTGCTGAACACGATGCGCTCAGGAGCGACCTCCATCGTGCTCGCCCTGTTCGGGGCGGGCCTAGTGGTCGCAATCGCCGCCCGGGTCGGACCGCAGACGGCGGACCGCCTCGCCACCGGTGACGTCGCCGCGATCAGCGAGTCGGTGGCTGTGGACGGGTTCGGTCACGGATGGACGCTCGTGCTCGCCGGCAACGGGGTGCTGATGCTCGCCGCGGCGGCAGCGTTCGTGGGGTTGATTCTGGCGGGGCGTCGGCAGGCGGAGCGGGCGGCGGCCTGA
- a CDS encoding GntR family transcriptional regulator: MTSPGTRGQRASRRALRDEVYDALLTLLVAGELEAGQQLGIEALATRLDVSPTPIREALVHLEATGLVTRSALRGYKVAPPMTEEAIAELFDARVLLEVGALQAVTEDAWPDLAQALADHLGEQRRQAEQLRDAGDVAGLRAYLAADRAFHDAILAATGNRYLQQMSGHIGIHGERLRQFVEQRHSDADRAIAEHDAVLQAIAAGDREQAVATMTTHLAGVRERTLRDAHRSG, encoded by the coding sequence GTGACGTCACCGGGCACCAGGGGGCAACGGGCTTCGCGGCGCGCGCTGCGCGACGAGGTGTATGACGCCCTGCTCACGCTGCTGGTGGCCGGGGAGCTGGAGGCGGGACAGCAGCTCGGCATCGAGGCTCTCGCCACCCGGTTGGACGTCTCCCCCACGCCGATCCGGGAGGCGCTGGTGCACCTGGAGGCCACCGGTCTGGTGACCCGGAGTGCGCTGCGCGGATACAAGGTGGCGCCGCCGATGACCGAGGAGGCGATCGCGGAGCTGTTCGACGCGCGGGTGCTGCTCGAGGTGGGGGCGCTGCAGGCGGTCACGGAGGACGCCTGGCCGGATCTGGCACAGGCGCTCGCGGACCACCTGGGTGAGCAACGCCGTCAGGCGGAGCAGCTGCGGGACGCCGGCGACGTGGCGGGCCTGCGGGCCTACCTGGCGGCGGACCGGGCCTTCCACGACGCCATCCTCGCTGCCACCGGCAACCGGTACCTGCAGCAGATGTCCGGGCACATCGGCATCCACGGTGAACGGTTGCGGCAGTTCGTCGAGCAGCGTCACAGCGACGCCGACCGGGCGATCGCCGAGCATGACGCGGTGCTGCAGGCGATCGCGGCCGGGGACCGGGAGCAGGCGGTGGCGACGATGACCACGCACCTGGCCGGGGTCCGCGAGCGGACGTTGCGGGACGCACACCGGTCCGGCTGA
- the argS gene encoding arginine--tRNA ligase — translation MSEISPAPDAVPSLSQQLTDAVGAAITAAYPEQAGADPLIRPSDHADLQANAALALAKKVGANPREVGTTVSEQITAGSAVGNVEISGPGFLNLTISDDALWSQVEARRGSARLGVPATQAGVRTVIDYSGPNIAKEMHVGHIRSTVIGDALTRVLSFLGSDVIKQNHLGDWGTQFGMLIQYITEHPEHPWRHSDLADDSEATTVSALDTLYKTARKAFDADEAFADRARARVVALQAGDEETLMVWKEIVDESEFYFDEVYARLGILLRAEDSRGESSYNTMLDGVAAELEQAGIAETSDGALVVLSEDVKGPDDQPAALMVRKRDGGYGYDTTDLATLKYRIDELEADRILYLVDARQTLHFRLLFEAGRRAEWLSEDVDARHISFGSILGPDGKPFKTRAGDTVRLMDLLDMAVAAAETVVREGAEAKGTELDEAALTEIAEQAGIGAVKYADLSGSRTKDYVFDPERMTAFNGNTGVYLQYAHTRMVSILRRAAERGLTVPDGVPSALSDVALEPAERALVLAIDGLGDVLAAVAEDLEPHRLTTYLYDLSRAFTDFYEACPVLASEGSVRERRLALVDLTRRTLAQGLDLLGIAAPERM, via the coding sequence GTGTCTGAGATCTCCCCCGCCCCCGACGCCGTCCCCTCGCTCTCCCAGCAGCTCACCGACGCCGTGGGTGCGGCCATCACGGCCGCCTACCCCGAGCAGGCCGGCGCCGACCCGCTGATCCGCCCGAGCGACCACGCCGACCTGCAGGCCAACGCCGCCCTGGCGCTGGCGAAGAAGGTCGGGGCGAACCCGCGCGAGGTGGGCACCACGGTGAGCGAACAGATCACCGCAGGCTCCGCCGTCGGGAATGTGGAGATCTCCGGACCGGGCTTTCTGAACCTGACGATCTCCGACGACGCGTTGTGGTCCCAGGTGGAGGCACGGCGCGGCTCCGCACGCCTCGGGGTGCCGGCCACGCAGGCGGGCGTGCGCACGGTGATCGACTACTCCGGGCCGAACATCGCCAAGGAGATGCACGTGGGGCACATCCGCTCCACGGTGATCGGCGACGCGCTCACCCGGGTGCTGAGCTTCCTCGGCTCGGACGTGATCAAGCAGAACCACCTGGGTGACTGGGGCACCCAGTTCGGGATGCTGATCCAGTACATCACTGAGCACCCGGAGCACCCGTGGCGGCACAGCGATCTAGCTGACGATTCGGAGGCCACCACCGTCTCCGCCCTGGACACCCTGTACAAGACAGCCCGCAAGGCCTTCGACGCCGACGAGGCGTTCGCCGACCGCGCGCGGGCCCGCGTGGTGGCCCTGCAGGCCGGGGATGAAGAGACCCTGATGGTCTGGAAGGAGATCGTGGACGAGTCGGAGTTCTACTTCGACGAGGTGTACGCCCGGCTCGGGATCCTGCTGCGCGCCGAGGACTCCCGCGGCGAGTCCTCCTACAACACCATGCTCGACGGTGTGGCCGCCGAGCTGGAGCAGGCCGGCATCGCCGAGACCTCCGACGGCGCCCTCGTGGTGCTCTCGGAGGACGTGAAAGGCCCCGACGACCAACCCGCTGCCCTGATGGTGCGCAAGCGGGACGGCGGCTACGGCTACGACACCACCGACCTGGCCACGTTGAAGTACCGAATCGACGAGCTCGAGGCGGACCGGATCCTCTACCTGGTGGACGCCCGGCAGACCCTGCACTTCCGGCTGCTGTTCGAGGCGGGCCGCCGCGCCGAATGGCTCAGCGAGGACGTGGACGCCCGGCACATCTCCTTCGGCTCGATCCTCGGCCCGGACGGCAAGCCCTTCAAGACCCGCGCCGGGGACACCGTGCGGCTGATGGACCTGCTGGACATGGCCGTCGCTGCTGCCGAGACGGTGGTCCGCGAGGGGGCCGAGGCCAAGGGCACCGAGCTGGACGAGGCGGCGCTGACCGAGATCGCCGAGCAGGCGGGGATCGGCGCGGTCAAGTACGCCGATCTCTCCGGTTCGCGCACCAAGGACTACGTCTTCGACCCGGAGCGGATGACCGCCTTCAACGGCAACACCGGGGTGTACCTGCAGTACGCGCACACCCGGATGGTCTCCATCCTGCGCCGGGCCGCCGAGCGCGGCCTGACAGTTCCCGACGGCGTTCCCTCCGCGCTCAGTGACGTCGCCCTGGAGCCGGCCGAGCGGGCCCTGGTGCTCGCGATCGACGGTCTGGGCGATGTGCTCGCCGCGGTGGCCGAGGACCTGGAGCCGCACCGGCTCACCACGTACCTGTATGACCTGTCGCGTGCGTTCACCGACTTCTACGAGGCGTGCCCGGTGCTGGCTTCGGAAGGCTCGGTGCGCGAGCGCCGGCTGGCGCTGGTGGACCTGACCCGGCGCACCCTGGCCCAGGGGCTGGACCTGCTGGGGATCGCGGCACCGGAGCGGATGTGA
- a CDS encoding nucleotidyl transferase AbiEii/AbiGii toxin family protein — protein sequence MSPNPQHGTPAGDATIAIRGVARRTGGDVQELMTLYALEGLLARIAISEYRDDLVLKGGVLLAAFAARRPTKDIDLQATRLTSDPGEVAERVRAITALDVDDGLVFDPASVTATRIRDEDEYAGVRVKLSATLGTARLTVGIDVNFGDPIWPAPRIIDLPRVVPLGLPPVRLLGYPLTMVLAEKLVTAIDRGVANTRWRDFADVYTLTRLHTVNATELRASMEAVAEHRQVALRTLLPALASMAERSQQKWRAWRTRSHREDELPEAFADALTAVAGFADPVLSTTAEGDWNPAAEVWGNGHAR from the coding sequence GTGAGCCCGAATCCACAGCACGGCACCCCAGCAGGCGACGCGACCATTGCCATCCGTGGCGTCGCCCGGAGGACCGGTGGGGACGTGCAGGAGCTGATGACCCTGTACGCACTCGAAGGGCTCCTGGCACGGATCGCAATCTCCGAGTACCGGGACGACCTCGTGCTGAAGGGCGGTGTCCTCCTCGCCGCGTTCGCAGCGCGCCGCCCGACGAAGGACATCGACCTGCAAGCCACCCGCCTCACCAGCGATCCCGGGGAGGTCGCCGAGCGCGTCCGCGCCATCACAGCCCTGGATGTCGACGACGGCCTCGTGTTCGACCCCGCCAGCGTCACCGCGACGCGGATCCGTGACGAGGACGAGTACGCCGGAGTGCGGGTCAAGCTCTCCGCGACGCTCGGCACAGCGCGGCTGACGGTCGGGATCGACGTGAACTTCGGCGACCCGATCTGGCCGGCACCGCGCATCATCGATCTACCCCGCGTCGTGCCTCTCGGGCTCCCGCCGGTCAGGTTGCTGGGCTATCCGCTCACGATGGTGCTAGCCGAGAAGCTCGTCACTGCCATCGACCGCGGCGTCGCCAACACGCGCTGGCGCGACTTTGCCGACGTCTACACGTTGACCCGCCTGCACACCGTGAATGCCACAGAACTCCGCGCATCAATGGAAGCCGTCGCTGAGCACCGTCAGGTCGCGCTGAGGACCCTGCTGCCCGCACTCGCTTCGATGGCCGAGCGATCGCAGCAGAAATGGCGCGCCTGGCGCACCCGATCCCACCGCGAAGACGAGCTCCCCGAGGCATTTGCCGACGCGCTCACCGCAGTCGCGGGCTTCGCTGACCCCGTCCTGTCCACGACGGCGGAAGGCGACTGGAACCCCGCCGCCGAGGTGTGGGGGAACGGTCACGCACGCTGA
- a CDS encoding type IV toxin-antitoxin system AbiEi family antitoxin domain-containing protein: MTTTTLPDLLRYDDLATRGLTRHGLDRLIQSGTFERIAPGLFLRTGLTDDTTAAWIAAAAKKPDATLCLLTALSLHELTDEIPTRSDVAIPRGTQPAAVHHAPITWHHFNTDTFGIGRGEHPLPSGLSIGLYSAERTLIDVFRLRHAWGSDLALGALKQWLRRRGSSPAKLLALAENFPKARPAILHALEVLL; encoded by the coding sequence GTGACCACCACGACGCTGCCCGATCTGCTGCGGTACGACGACCTGGCGACACGAGGCCTCACCCGGCACGGACTCGACCGGCTGATCCAGTCCGGGACGTTTGAACGCATCGCGCCCGGCCTGTTCCTGCGCACAGGGCTCACAGACGACACGACGGCAGCGTGGATCGCTGCAGCCGCAAAGAAGCCTGACGCGACGCTGTGCCTACTCACGGCACTGTCGCTGCACGAATTGACCGACGAGATCCCCACGCGGAGCGACGTCGCCATCCCGCGCGGCACGCAGCCGGCCGCCGTGCATCACGCGCCCATCACCTGGCATCACTTCAACACTGACACGTTCGGCATCGGCCGCGGCGAGCACCCACTGCCGAGCGGGCTGTCCATCGGCCTGTACTCCGCAGAGCGCACTCTGATCGACGTGTTCCGGCTGAGACACGCCTGGGGCAGTGACCTCGCACTCGGTGCGCTCAAGCAATGGCTACGCAGGCGCGGGAGTAGCCCTGCGAAGTTACTGGCACTGGCGGAGAACTTCCCGAAGGCGCGCCCAGCGATCCTGCACGCCCTTGAGGTGCTGTTGTGA
- a CDS encoding xylulokinase: MLATTAPGAGGLRYLPYLSGSATPFWDDQARGTFAGFTESHGAGEFYRAVLEGLAFETKVLLDRLEVPAGRVEEIVVLGGGSASRAWIEILASVLNRPLAISATTEATALGAAILAASAVDLVPGGVAAAAESMAGVERRVQPTPELVAVYAPASQSYAQLYPALKAWFRS; this comes from the coding sequence TTGCTGGCCACGACCGCGCCCGGTGCCGGCGGCCTGCGCTACCTGCCTTACCTGAGTGGCTCGGCCACCCCGTTCTGGGATGACCAGGCGCGAGGCACGTTCGCCGGGTTCACCGAGAGTCACGGGGCCGGCGAGTTCTACCGAGCCGTGCTGGAGGGCCTGGCGTTCGAGACGAAGGTGCTGCTGGACCGGCTGGAGGTGCCGGCCGGGCGGGTGGAGGAGATCGTGGTGCTCGGCGGCGGGTCTGCCTCCCGCGCGTGGATCGAGATCCTCGCCTCCGTGCTGAACCGGCCGCTGGCGATCAGCGCCACCACCGAGGCCACCGCGCTCGGTGCGGCGATCCTGGCCGCGAGCGCCGTGGATCTCGTTCCCGGTGGGGTGGCGGCTGCGGCCGAGTCGATGGCGGGCGTGGAGCGGCGGGTCCAGCCGACCCCGGAGCTGGTGGCGGTCTATGCGCCCGCCTCGCAGTCCTACGCCCAGCTGTACCCGGCGCTGAAGGCGTGGTTCCGCAGCTGA
- a CDS encoding xylulokinase, with protein sequence MDVVIGIDASTTGTKAVAFGPDGQVHALARAAIDRHSPEPTWHEQDAEQWWDSTLDVLTGAAGELAEAGHTVRAIGITHQRESFVCLDEQLQPLRPAMLWLDARAGAQVERLGDDTAHRISGKPPSTTPSFYKLGWLADHEPETLTAARHVADVHAFLSHRLTGTLATSTASADPMGLVDMSTNDWSEELLTRVGLRREQMPALVPPGGVVGHLTAQVAQLTGLPEGLPVVAGAGDGQSGGLGAGVSRKGLAYLSLGTSITLGVHAAEGADASWDYRLLGSPLGEGVTIEGFINSGALSVAWFRKAFAGRSQRIRPTSRSCWPRPRPVPAACATCLT encoded by the coding sequence ATGGACGTGGTGATCGGGATCGACGCCTCCACCACGGGCACGAAGGCCGTGGCGTTCGGGCCCGACGGGCAGGTGCACGCCTTGGCGCGCGCCGCGATCGACCGGCACTCCCCCGAGCCGACCTGGCACGAGCAGGACGCCGAGCAGTGGTGGGACTCCACGCTGGACGTGCTCACCGGCGCGGCAGGCGAGCTGGCGGAAGCCGGGCACACGGTGCGCGCGATCGGAATCACGCATCAGCGGGAGTCCTTCGTCTGCCTGGACGAGCAGTTGCAGCCGTTACGGCCGGCGATGCTCTGGCTCGATGCCCGGGCGGGAGCCCAGGTAGAGCGGCTCGGCGACGACACGGCGCACCGCATCTCGGGCAAACCCCCATCGACCACGCCCAGTTTCTACAAGCTCGGTTGGCTCGCCGACCACGAGCCGGAGACGCTGACGGCGGCACGGCACGTGGCCGATGTGCACGCCTTCCTGAGCCACCGGTTGACCGGGACCCTCGCGACATCCACGGCGTCCGCGGACCCGATGGGCCTGGTGGACATGTCCACCAACGACTGGTCGGAGGAGCTGCTCACGCGGGTGGGGCTACGCCGGGAGCAGATGCCGGCGCTCGTCCCGCCCGGCGGTGTGGTCGGGCACCTCACGGCGCAGGTGGCACAGCTCACCGGACTGCCGGAGGGCCTGCCGGTGGTGGCCGGCGCCGGGGACGGACAGAGCGGTGGGCTGGGGGCCGGGGTTTCCCGGAAGGGGTTGGCCTACCTGAGCCTGGGCACGTCGATCACGCTGGGGGTGCACGCCGCCGAGGGGGCAGACGCCAGCTGGGACTACCGGCTGCTCGGCTCGCCGCTCGGTGAGGGCGTGACCATCGAGGGCTTCATCAACTCCGGGGCGCTCTCGGTGGCGTGGTTCCGGAAGGCGTTCGCGGGGCGATCCCAGAGGATCCGGCCGACCTCGAGGAGTTGCTGGCCACGACCGCGCCCGGTGCCGGCGGCCTGCGCTACCTGCCTTACCTGA
- a CDS encoding NAD(P)H-dependent glycerol-3-phosphate dehydrogenase — protein MARVTILGAGAMGSALATPLRANGHQVALWGTWFDDHFLAELADGGPHPGTKVALAEGTEVFTSDRIADALAGSDAVIVAVASGGVLEVSRLAAAHLAHRPTLGLVSKGFHQRADGSIALMPEAVREAIEDSGAVVVAIGGPCKANEVAAGRFTATAFASTDGGQAAGRLADVMRTPDYRPNVSDDEAGLEVCAPLKNVYAIALGFADGLEQSTGEPWHNLKSAIFAKASQEMGLVAEALGGRVETAFGLPGVGDLEVTGLSGRNKVYGARIGAGESAPEALERMREAGQTVEGVAASGLAETLVTTQLQSIADRLTLLAAIRAVLDGAADPLTVIRQAL, from the coding sequence ATGGCGCGCGTGACGATCCTCGGTGCCGGCGCCATGGGATCGGCCCTGGCCACCCCGCTGCGCGCGAACGGTCATCAGGTGGCCCTGTGGGGCACCTGGTTCGATGACCATTTCCTTGCCGAGCTCGCCGACGGCGGCCCGCACCCAGGAACGAAGGTGGCCCTGGCCGAGGGGACCGAGGTGTTCACCAGCGACCGGATCGCCGACGCGCTCGCCGGCTCGGACGCGGTGATCGTGGCCGTCGCCTCGGGGGGTGTGCTGGAGGTCAGCAGGCTCGCTGCTGCCCACCTGGCGCACCGCCCCACGCTGGGGCTGGTGAGCAAGGGCTTCCACCAGCGCGCCGATGGGTCCATCGCCTTGATGCCGGAGGCCGTGCGCGAGGCGATCGAGGACTCCGGCGCCGTCGTGGTGGCGATCGGTGGACCGTGCAAGGCGAACGAGGTGGCCGCGGGGCGCTTCACCGCGACGGCGTTCGCGTCCACCGACGGTGGGCAGGCAGCTGGCCGGCTAGCCGATGTCATGCGCACCCCGGACTACCGGCCCAACGTCAGCGACGACGAGGCCGGGCTGGAGGTGTGCGCCCCGCTGAAGAACGTGTACGCCATCGCGCTCGGCTTCGCCGACGGGCTGGAGCAGTCCACCGGTGAGCCGTGGCACAACCTCAAGTCCGCGATCTTCGCGAAGGCTTCCCAGGAGATGGGGCTGGTGGCCGAGGCGCTCGGTGGCCGGGTAGAGACGGCCTTCGGGCTCCCCGGCGTCGGGGACCTGGAGGTCACGGGGCTCTCGGGCCGGAACAAGGTCTACGGCGCCCGGATCGGTGCCGGAGAGTCGGCACCGGAAGCGCTGGAGCGGATGCGCGAGGCCGGCCAGACGGTCGAAGGCGTCGCCGCCAGCGGGCTCGCCGAGACGTTGGTGACCACCCAGCTCCAGAGCATCGCCGACCGGCTCACCCTGCTAGCAGCGATCAGGGCGGTGCTGGACGGCGCCGCCGACCCACTCACCGTGATCCGGCAGGCCCTCTAG
- a CDS encoding zinc-dependent alcohol dehydrogenase, which yields MRAAIFRGPGELAIEEIEREQPGPGEIAVEVRAAATCGTDLKSYRRGHPKLFPTLPARFGHEFAGVVTEVGDGVENFTPGMRVVAANTAPCGHCWACTIGRESLCENLLFLNGAFAEEIVVPAPIVARNTYEIPDTLPFEAAAPLEPLATVVHGMDESGIRLGDSVVVHGAGPIGLMFVRLATLRGAHVISVDQSAWRLEQALAAGAEHTVNITDLDDDARLEAIREHTPGERGADVGIEAVGLPPVWEQTLDTVRPGGTAVWFGGTPKGALMSVDTSRVHYEELTMKGVFHHQPRYVATAVKLLATGRVDGMSLITETRPLEALVDSLEDMAAGRGSKFALVP from the coding sequence ATGAGGGCCGCCATCTTCCGCGGCCCCGGTGAGCTCGCGATCGAGGAGATCGAGCGGGAGCAGCCCGGCCCGGGCGAGATCGCCGTCGAGGTGCGCGCCGCCGCCACCTGCGGCACCGACCTGAAGTCCTACCGCCGCGGGCACCCGAAGCTGTTCCCCACCCTGCCGGCCCGGTTCGGGCACGAGTTCGCCGGGGTGGTCACCGAGGTGGGCGACGGCGTGGAGAACTTCACTCCCGGGATGCGCGTGGTCGCCGCCAACACCGCCCCGTGCGGGCACTGCTGGGCGTGCACCATCGGCCGGGAGAGCCTGTGCGAGAACCTGCTCTTCCTGAACGGCGCCTTCGCCGAGGAGATCGTGGTGCCCGCCCCCATCGTGGCCCGCAACACCTACGAGATCCCGGACACCCTGCCGTTCGAGGCGGCCGCTCCGCTGGAACCGCTCGCCACCGTGGTGCACGGGATGGACGAGTCCGGAATCCGCCTCGGCGACTCCGTGGTGGTGCACGGCGCCGGCCCGATCGGGCTGATGTTCGTGCGCCTGGCCACCCTGCGCGGTGCGCACGTGATCAGCGTGGACCAGAGCGCCTGGCGCCTGGAGCAGGCACTCGCCGCGGGCGCCGAGCACACCGTGAACATCACCGACCTCGACGATGACGCCCGCCTGGAGGCGATCCGCGAGCACACGCCGGGCGAGCGCGGCGCGGACGTGGGCATCGAAGCCGTCGGCCTGCCTCCGGTGTGGGAGCAGACGCTGGACACGGTGCGCCCGGGAGGCACCGCCGTCTGGTTCGGTGGCACCCCGAAGGGTGCGCTGATGAGCGTGGACACCTCGCGGGTGCACTACGAGGAACTCACCATGAAGGGCGTCTTCCACCACCAGCCCCGGTACGTGGCCACTGCGGTGAAGCTGCTGGCCACCGGGCGGGTGGACGGGATGTCCCTGATCACCGAGACACGACCCCTGGAGGCACTCGTGGACAGCCTGGAAGACATGGCCGCCGGGCGCGGCTCGAAGTTTGCGCTGGTGCCCTGA
- a CDS encoding DeoR/GlpR family DNA-binding transcription regulator, with protein sequence MRRRQAAQERRSEISEIVSAKGFIRIDELAEHFGVTAMTIHRDLDELDARGVVSKVRSGAKATPIEEVERNVALRRHHMLPQKRAMAAAALAWLDALDAPRVVALDDSTSALTLVDELAARDGLTIVSNFLPVIEQVAASEHATMFGLGGTFSPAFQSFQGSSTHEAIRSIQIDVFFLSATAVGQGAIFHPEEGPLQVKRTLIDQAARSVLLVDHTKFSRRALHRQAGLAEMDAVVVDDSIDPDDLRRLRDHVETVIVAETEQES encoded by the coding sequence ATGAGACGGCGCCAGGCCGCGCAGGAGCGACGTAGCGAGATCTCCGAGATCGTCTCGGCCAAGGGATTTATCCGCATCGACGAGCTCGCCGAGCACTTCGGCGTCACGGCGATGACCATCCACCGGGACCTGGACGAGCTCGACGCCCGCGGTGTCGTCTCGAAGGTGCGCTCCGGCGCCAAGGCCACCCCGATCGAGGAGGTGGAACGTAACGTGGCGCTGCGCCGGCATCACATGCTCCCGCAGAAGCGGGCGATGGCCGCCGCCGCGCTGGCGTGGCTGGACGCGCTCGACGCCCCCCGGGTAGTGGCCCTCGATGACTCCACCAGTGCGCTCACCCTGGTCGACGAGCTCGCAGCCCGTGACGGCCTGACGATCGTCTCGAACTTCCTCCCCGTGATCGAGCAGGTGGCCGCGTCCGAGCACGCCACGATGTTCGGCCTGGGCGGAACCTTCTCCCCCGCCTTCCAGTCGTTCCAGGGATCGAGTACGCACGAGGCGATCCGCTCGATCCAGATCGACGTGTTCTTCCTCTCGGCCACCGCCGTCGGGCAGGGCGCGATCTTCCACCCCGAAGAGGGGCCGCTGCAGGTCAAGCGGACCCTGATCGACCAGGCCGCCCGGTCGGTGCTGCTGGTCGACCACACCAAGTTCTCCCGGCGTGCCCTGCACCGCCAGGCAGGTCTGGCCGAGATGGATGCCGTCGTCGTCGACGACAGTATCGATCCCGACGACCTGCGGCGCCTGCGCGACCACGTCGAGACCGTCATCGTCGCTGAAACCGAACAGGAGAGTTGA